The Clostridiaceae bacterium HFYG-1003 genome includes a window with the following:
- a CDS encoding GIY-YIG nuclease family protein, producing MDIQQKLKNLPELPGVYRFLSSDGRIIYVGKSKCLRQRVRSYFTGTKEGKVARLVRQISDLEYEVCDTHLEARLLECQRIKELRPLYNSQFKRERGFVYLKIGETVKEAPLSVVHRPDQGVGPFRNRRLLESVIESFEKLYPMRFRETPAARPSDANRSGIDFTYFILPQRIATETYLQHRAVIGRLFQEESLWRDFLQDLEQTMLEEADREKFQAAIFFRDFKESLSLLRRMWFEDHKLFEELLFLRIPIPQGYKYFRIQNGLIDAFGQGETSDGSDFQRFLASPPTEEEPPWAMFSRFEQYDFRDILYSEIRSLPEEQVVRL from the coding sequence TATGTAGGCAAGAGCAAATGTTTGCGGCAAAGAGTTCGATCGTACTTTACCGGAACGAAGGAGGGAAAGGTCGCCCGACTGGTACGTCAGATATCCGATCTGGAATATGAAGTCTGCGACACCCATCTGGAAGCCCGTCTTCTGGAATGTCAGCGGATCAAGGAGCTTCGGCCGCTTTACAATTCGCAGTTCAAGCGCGAGCGGGGATTTGTTTATTTAAAAATCGGCGAAACAGTAAAAGAAGCCCCTCTTTCCGTGGTCCATCGCCCGGATCAGGGAGTCGGTCCCTTCCGCAATCGCCGGCTGCTCGAAAGCGTGATTGAAAGCTTTGAGAAGCTCTATCCCATGCGATTTCGGGAGACTCCAGCCGCCCGCCCATCAGATGCGAACCGAAGCGGCATTGATTTCACCTATTTTATCCTGCCACAGCGCATTGCCACGGAAACCTATCTGCAGCATCGGGCGGTGATCGGCCGGCTGTTTCAGGAGGAGTCTTTATGGCGGGACTTTTTGCAGGATCTCGAGCAGACCATGCTCGAGGAAGCGGACCGGGAAAAGTTTCAGGCCGCAATTTTCTTTCGGGATTTCAAGGAGTCTCTCAGCCTGCTCCGCCGGATGTGGTTTGAAGATCACAAGCTGTTTGAAGAACTTCTGTTCCTGCGAATCCCCATACCCCAGGGCTATAAGTATTTCAGGATTCAGAATGGACTGATCGATGCCTTTGGCCAGGGCGAAACCAGCGACGGATCGGACTTCCAAAGGTTCCTCGCTTCCCCCCCAACTGAAGAAGAACCGCCCTGGGCCATGTTCTCCAGATTTGAGCAATATGATTTTCGGGATATTCTCTACTCGGAAATTCGGTCTCTTCCGGAAGAACAGGTCGTTCGGCTATAA
- a CDS encoding bifunctional class I SAM-dependent methyltransferase/GNAT family N-acetyltransferase: protein MSARQAETCGISLREEKNMAKWPGNIQDLKETGDLKEQISGIYDLFHEEERFRSKAGQVEFLTTVGAVESVLKPGMALLDIGAGTGAYSRKFARQGIRVTAVELARRNIQQFRELTDPNLAIHLMEGNALDLSCLPAESFDVVLLLGPLYHLSDHRDRLRAVMEARRVLKPDGTIFCAFINHDMVPMTETVHNPQWFAQSTYDPARQRVADFPFVFHTLEEGKDLIESCDLSIRRILASDGFSELLAPSVNAMGTEAYENYLQWHLTHCESSSLVSATNHFLFQATQDRSIDIKYPEEPEVAADLAEFCAKSVRFDDFIRIELKSGMLSLRLTRVSPAMPDKGWVPAYYFDICLGDEVIGSMDLRIGYHENLFYGGNIGYSILPAYRGHGYAAEACRLLIPLAKAHDMESLAISNELRNHASMRVCQKLGAQYLRTVALPESFRISSEMPQYYENQYRWQLTEATAPLDAEKEKE from the coding sequence ATGAGTGCAAGACAGGCTGAGACATGCGGCATCAGCCTGCGAGAGGAGAAGAACATGGCAAAGTGGCCTGGCAATATCCAAGATCTCAAGGAGACGGGGGATCTGAAAGAACAGATATCCGGAATCTATGACCTGTTTCATGAAGAGGAGCGATTTCGGTCCAAGGCAGGACAGGTCGAGTTTCTGACCACGGTCGGAGCAGTTGAGTCAGTGCTGAAGCCAGGAATGGCGCTGCTGGACATCGGAGCGGGAACCGGTGCCTATTCCCGGAAGTTTGCCCGACAGGGCATCCGAGTCACCGCGGTTGAACTTGCCCGGCGCAATATCCAACAGTTCCGTGAACTGACCGATCCGAATCTGGCGATTCATCTGATGGAGGGCAATGCGCTGGATCTGTCGTGCCTTCCGGCTGAAAGCTTTGACGTAGTTCTTCTGCTGGGTCCGCTGTACCATCTGTCTGACCACCGGGATCGGCTGCGCGCCGTGATGGAAGCCCGACGGGTGCTTAAGCCGGACGGAACGATCTTCTGCGCCTTCATCAACCATGACATGGTGCCCATGACAGAAACAGTGCATAATCCACAATGGTTTGCTCAATCCACCTATGATCCCGCCCGGCAGCGAGTGGCGGATTTTCCCTTTGTCTTTCATACCCTGGAAGAAGGGAAGGATCTGATCGAAAGCTGTGATCTGTCCATCCGTCGAATCCTTGCCAGTGACGGATTTTCCGAGCTGCTGGCCCCTTCGGTCAATGCCATGGGGACAGAAGCCTATGAGAATTACCTGCAGTGGCACCTGACGCATTGCGAGTCCTCGTCCCTGGTTTCAGCCACGAATCATTTCCTGTTTCAGGCCACTCAGGATCGATCCATTGACATCAAGTACCCGGAGGAGCCAGAAGTGGCGGCTGATCTGGCGGAATTCTGCGCCAAATCCGTCCGGTTCGATGATTTTATTCGGATAGAGCTGAAATCCGGCATGCTTTCCCTGCGCCTGACACGGGTCAGTCCGGCGATGCCGGATAAGGGCTGGGTTCCAGCTTATTATTTTGATATTTGTCTGGGCGATGAAGTCATCGGCAGCATGGATCTGCGGATTGGGTACCACGAGAACCTGTTTTATGGCGGCAACATCGGTTATTCCATTCTTCCCGCGTACCGCGGACATGGCTACGCGGCTGAGGCCTGCCGCCTTCTGATTCCGTTGGCCAAAGCTCATGACATGGAGTCCCTGGCGATCTCCAATGAACTGCGCAATCATGCCTCAATGCGGGTCTGTCAGAAGCTAGGCGCACAGTACCTCCGAACCGTCGCGCTGCCGGAATCGTTCCGCATCAGCAGCGAGATGCCCCAATACTATGAAAATCAGTACCGCTGGCAGCTGACAGAAGCAACAGCCCCGCTGGATGCTGAAAAGGAGAAAGAATGA
- a CDS encoding sulfurtransferase TusA family protein gives MKTIDVRGLSCPEPVLQVKQALTSNSELTVLANEAHTVTNITRFAQSQGKTVSVKEVGAEFELMIK, from the coding sequence ATGAAAACCATCGATGTCAGAGGACTCTCCTGCCCGGAACCTGTCCTGCAGGTGAAGCAGGCCCTGACCAGCAACTCAGAGCTCACCGTTCTGGCCAATGAGGCCCACACCGTGACAAATATCACCCGTTTTGCCCAGAGCCAGGGAAAGACGGTCAGCGTGAAAGAAGTAGGCGCTGAGTTTGAGCTCATGATCAAGTAA
- the yedE gene encoding YedE family putative selenium transporter, with amino-acid sequence MDFFKSKKGLLALGVLAGLGAVLLAIYGNPKNMAFCIACFIRDSAGAMKFHNASIVQYFRPEIVGLVLGAFLVSLLTKEYRSTGGSSPMIRFLLGGIMMTGALVFLGCPLRMILRMAAGDISSYIGLIGFVLGVGTGSLMLKKGFSLGRSYTVKKENGYMLPALLVFLFILSLTTTLFVTSQTGPGSMHAPALLALAVGIAFGVIAHRTRMCFAGSIRDIILLRDFGLFSVVGGVFLTMLIYNIATSQFKFVAYGPIAHAQTLWNILGMYVVGFAAVLLGGCPLRQLILAGSGSSDSAVTVLGMFLGAAMAHNFGLAASAAAAATAEKAASVGGPGPNGQAAILICIAALFVISFIGLRKKETA; translated from the coding sequence ATGGACTTTTTCAAATCAAAAAAGGGGCTGCTGGCACTGGGTGTGCTGGCAGGGCTTGGAGCAGTGCTTCTGGCCATTTATGGCAACCCGAAGAACATGGCCTTCTGTATTGCCTGCTTTATCCGTGACTCCGCGGGAGCGATGAAATTTCACAACGCCTCCATCGTTCAGTACTTCCGTCCCGAAATCGTCGGTCTGGTACTTGGAGCGTTCCTGGTATCTCTGCTGACAAAGGAATACCGTTCTACCGGCGGATCCTCACCGATGATCCGATTCCTGCTGGGCGGCATTATGATGACCGGTGCCCTGGTCTTTCTGGGTTGCCCGCTTCGCATGATTTTGCGCATGGCAGCCGGTGACATCAGTTCCTACATTGGTCTGATCGGCTTTGTGCTGGGTGTTGGCACCGGATCCCTGATGCTGAAGAAAGGGTTCAGCCTGGGTCGTTCCTACACCGTGAAAAAGGAGAACGGCTATATGCTGCCGGCTCTTCTGGTTTTCCTGTTCATTCTCAGCCTGACCACCACGCTGTTTGTTACCAGCCAGACCGGTCCTGGCAGCATGCATGCCCCGGCTCTGCTCGCTTTAGCCGTTGGCATCGCCTTTGGCGTCATCGCTCATCGTACCCGGATGTGCTTTGCCGGAAGCATCCGCGACATCATTCTGCTTCGTGACTTCGGACTGTTCTCGGTTGTCGGCGGAGTATTCCTTACCATGCTGATCTACAACATCGCAACCAGCCAGTTCAAGTTCGTGGCTTACGGACCAATCGCTCATGCTCAGACCCTTTGGAATATCCTGGGCATGTACGTTGTCGGCTTTGCCGCAGTGCTGTTGGGCGGATGCCCCCTGCGTCAGCTGATTCTGGCCGGATCCGGATCATCGGATTCTGCCGTGACGGTTCTTGGTATGTTCCTTGGAGCGGCTATGGCCCACAACTTTGGCCTGGCTGCCAGCGCTGCCGCAGCCGCAACCGCTGAAAAAGCCGCCTCCGTCGGAGGCCCCGGCCCCAATGGCCAGGCCGCCATCCTGATCTGCATTGCCGCCTTGTTTGTGATTTCGTTCATTGGTCTGCGTAAAAAGGAAACAGCTTAA
- a CDS encoding DUF3343 domain-containing protein codes for MAQRLIVTFHTTSEAMAAESACKREQIPGKLIPVPRTLSAGCGIAWMSEPHEQSRMEQLLECRQIEWDQITVIDF; via the coding sequence ATGGCTCAGCGACTCATCGTCACATTCCATACAACCAGCGAGGCGATGGCTGCCGAGTCCGCCTGCAAACGGGAGCAGATTCCCGGCAAGCTGATTCCGGTTCCCAGAACCCTGTCAGCCGGCTGCGGCATTGCCTGGATGAGCGAACCCCACGAGCAGTCCCGTATGGAACAGCTCTTGGAATGCCGCCAAATTGAATGGGATCAGATTACCGTGATCGACTTTTAA
- a CDS encoding thioredoxin family protein — MKIQILGTGCDKCDKMMDRLTQLKKSGTCDFELEKVESLIDIMKFGVMTTPGLVIDGKLISQGKVYTVEQLEELLKKHS, encoded by the coding sequence ATGAAAATACAGATATTGGGCACCGGCTGCGACAAGTGCGATAAAATGATGGATCGCCTGACCCAGCTGAAGAAAAGCGGAACCTGTGACTTTGAACTGGAGAAAGTGGAAAGTCTCATCGACATCATGAAATTCGGCGTCATGACAACCCCCGGGTTGGTGATTGACGGCAAGCTGATCAGCCAAGGGAAAGTCTACACGGTCGAACAGCTGGAGGAACTCCTGAAAAAACATTCGTAA
- a CDS encoding aminotransferase class V-fold PLP-dependent enzyme, with protein sequence MIYLDNAATTRVKPQAVVDAVCQALCAMGNAGRGQHEDSLSADRVIYEARCEIADLFRAANPRQVVFTKNSTEALNIAIRGLVNPGDHIITTCMEHNSVLRPLYALEDEGLITLDFIGLDEHGRLKMEQFESLIQDNTAFVVVNHGSNVTGNLADLAAIGKLCKEHSLKLVVDASQTAGVFPIDMGTLGISVLCFTGHKSLLGPQGTGGLCASADTMIRPLLTGGSGIRSFDRHHPPEMPTRLEAGTLNGHGLSGLLAALRYIKQRGMEHLRAEEQSLARKFYEGIRAIEGIQTYGDFSTTDRCPIVSLNVRDLDAALVSFRLQEDYGIATRPGAHCAPLVHAHFGTEDQGMVRFSFSSFNTEAEVQTAIDAVRQIARDSAGCVKDK encoded by the coding sequence ATGATCTACTTGGATAATGCCGCTACCACCCGGGTTAAGCCGCAGGCGGTTGTTGATGCTGTCTGCCAGGCATTATGTGCCATGGGCAATGCCGGACGTGGTCAGCATGAAGACTCACTGTCGGCCGATCGAGTGATTTATGAAGCACGCTGTGAAATCGCCGATTTATTTAGGGCGGCCAATCCCCGCCAGGTGGTTTTCACAAAAAACTCCACCGAAGCTTTGAATATCGCGATTCGAGGCCTGGTTAATCCGGGGGATCACATCATCACCACCTGCATGGAACACAATTCCGTGCTTCGACCTCTCTATGCTCTGGAAGATGAAGGTCTCATCACCCTCGACTTCATTGGACTCGACGAGCACGGTCGGCTGAAGATGGAACAGTTCGAATCCCTGATTCAGGATAATACCGCTTTCGTGGTGGTAAATCACGGATCAAATGTTACCGGCAACCTGGCGGATCTTGCCGCCATCGGAAAGCTGTGCAAAGAACACAGCTTAAAGCTGGTTGTTGACGCTTCTCAGACCGCCGGAGTATTCCCCATTGATATGGGCACACTGGGCATCAGCGTGCTCTGCTTTACCGGGCACAAGTCATTGCTGGGTCCGCAGGGGACCGGCGGGCTGTGCGCATCTGCGGATACGATGATCCGCCCGCTGCTGACCGGAGGCAGTGGAATCCGAAGCTTTGACCGGCATCACCCGCCGGAAATGCCGACCCGTCTGGAGGCTGGCACACTGAACGGACATGGCCTGAGCGGCCTTTTGGCTGCTCTGCGATATATTAAACAACGCGGCATGGAACACCTGCGTGCCGAGGAGCAATCCCTGGCCCGAAAATTCTACGAGGGCATCCGAGCCATCGAAGGAATTCAGACTTATGGAGATTTTTCAACGACAGACCGCTGCCCCATCGTCTCGCTGAACGTCAGAGATCTGGACGCCGCTCTGGTCAGCTTCCGACTGCAGGAAGACTATGGCATAGCCACCCGGCCAGGAGCGCATTGTGCGCCCTTGGTCCATGCTCATTTCGGAACCGAGGATCAGGGGATGGTTCGGTTCAGTTTTTCCAGCTTCAATACCGAAGCGGAAGTCCAAACAGCCATTGACGCCGTTCGGCAGATCGCCCGCGATTCTGCCGGATGCGTTAAGGATAAATAG
- a CDS encoding ATP-binding cassette domain-containing protein produces MNEPAYIEYYNGFTNLKMLAQIQSKISDVQIREAMQAIGLDPDDKTMVKNYSSGMKQKLGIVQAVMENQQIILLDEPFNALDYETNLVVTKLIRSQKDKKRTIILTSHQHQYLQQFCDRILMIQNNSLVPFDEERQEAYFKI; encoded by the coding sequence GTGAATGAACCAGCCTATATCGAATACTATAACGGCTTCACCAACTTGAAAATGCTGGCTCAGATCCAGAGCAAAATATCAGATGTGCAGATCCGAGAAGCAATGCAGGCGATCGGGCTCGATCCGGATGATAAAACTATGGTCAAGAACTATTCTTCCGGAATGAAGCAAAAACTTGGGATCGTCCAGGCAGTGATGGAGAACCAGCAGATAATCCTCCTGGATGAACCCTTCAACGCCCTCGATTATGAAACGAATCTTGTTGTAACGAAGCTGATTCGATCACAAAAGGATAAGAAGCGAACGATCATTCTTACTTCTCATCAACACCAGTATTTACAGCAGTTTTGTGACCGCATCCTGATGATCCAGAATAACAGTCTGGTGCCATTCGATGAGGAACGGCAGGAAGCCTATTTTAAGATATAA
- a CDS encoding GTP-binding protein, giving the protein MEELKQTKLYILTGFLGAGKTTLLRNLLMNDQGKKIGVIMNEFGKVGIDGNLINKNGIMLQEINRGSIFCSCLKINFAKTMAEMLDEDLDIVIVESSGLADPSNIGEILDTVEQLKGRGYDYQGSICVIDAVDFLNQVDEIDTVYRQTKHAQLAAISKKDLVEGSVIDQIKDKVREINPHTEITLVKHGELDLNLFEQDLRKGRDLLVEDTTNTKENKPKTISMIINEPVTREELMSFLRRVSYNCYRIKGPVTLEDGLVEVDVVNDRIDLREPTATHEENRLVFISKVGPAIIRTVNDAWQELVGKSMKLQN; this is encoded by the coding sequence ATGGAAGAACTTAAGCAAACCAAATTATATATCCTGACCGGCTTTTTAGGTGCCGGCAAAACGACGCTGCTGCGGAACCTGCTGATGAATGACCAGGGCAAAAAAATCGGCGTCATTATGAATGAATTCGGCAAGGTCGGCATTGACGGCAATCTGATCAACAAGAACGGAATCATGCTCCAGGAGATCAATCGGGGGTCCATCTTCTGCTCTTGTCTGAAGATCAATTTTGCCAAGACCATGGCCGAAATGCTGGATGAAGATCTGGATATTGTCATTGTCGAAAGTTCCGGACTGGCTGACCCTTCCAACATTGGTGAAATACTGGACACCGTGGAACAGCTCAAAGGTCGCGGCTATGACTATCAGGGGTCGATTTGCGTCATCGATGCCGTGGACTTCCTCAATCAGGTCGATGAGATTGACACCGTCTATCGTCAGACGAAACACGCCCAGCTGGCAGCAATCAGCAAGAAAGACCTGGTCGAAGGCTCCGTCATTGACCAGATCAAGGACAAAGTCCGTGAAATCAATCCCCACACGGAAATCACCCTGGTGAAGCACGGCGAGCTCGACCTGAACCTGTTCGAACAGGATCTGCGCAAGGGGCGGGACCTCCTGGTGGAAGACACGACCAACACCAAGGAAAACAAACCAAAAACCATTTCTATGATCATTAATGAACCGGTGACCCGGGAAGAGCTGATGAGCTTCCTGCGCCGAGTCAGTTACAACTGCTACCGGATCAAAGGCCCCGTCACCCTGGAGGACGGTCTGGTCGAAGTGGATGTGGTCAATGATCGTATCGATCTGAGAGAACCGACAGCCACCCACGAAGAAAATCGTCTTGTTTTTATTTCGAAAGTCGGCCCGGCCATCATTCGTACGGTCAATGATGCCTGGCAGGAACTTGTCGGAAAATCCATGAAACTGCAAAATTAG